The DNA window AAAATTGTTGTGACAAAGCTATGAGGTGTGGTTTCAAAGGCAAAGAACTTCGTTCTGTTCTAAATTTATGCAGGTTAAATTGGGAGCAGCGTCAGATATTCTTGAAACTTGAAGATTCTGAAGCAAAGGACTATGCCTTAGAAGCTATTTACGGGTTtgtcccgccgccaccgcctccgccgccgccgccgacccagTGAGTTGTATGAACGTTTCCAAACTTGTATGGACTGTATATGTTCATTTATGCTGGCTCGGGACATTTGAACTTGTATGAACTTTGTATGAATTTGTATGGACTTGTATGAGTATTGTCATATATGAAATGTGTGTAATGTTTattgtcatatatatatatatatatatataaactgcATGTGATGTCCgttatgatatatatatatatatatatatatatatatatatatatatatatatatatatattattggaCTGGATACGAGAAAAAAATAGTCATAACTTTATCACGTGAGCATCCAATTGGCAAGCAAGTTGCACAACACAACATCACACTCTCTATCCAGGCAATGAAAAAAGTTTGTCCGTGTCACTGGTGAATTTCACACTCATCTGTTACTAGGAGCGATAGAAGAGGTTGCGTTGTTAATCGGGAAATATTGTGATAATAAAGCCATAAATGGAGCAGCCCTTTACCCAAAAGCTCTCACGCACAGGAAGCATCTAGCTAACGCGACGTCGATGGAAAAACATGAGCATCTTGGTCGCTGCGGCAGTTCCTGCTGCACGCGTGCGCGGGGTGCCTGGGCCTACATGGCTACtgaggctaagaaatttggACTCCTCATTTGCTGATCAGCCAAAGCGCTCACAATGGCTTAAAATGTGATAACAATCGCttaaatcttgcttggatcttgctcccTCAGCAAAGctggtgaatctcttgggaaagaacttgaatcttgcttagatcttgctcaaacccaaccctagaccaaggatttggagtggggaagctagggtttcactttggggagttttggagtgcttagaaggTGCTTGAGGCTAAGCTTATGCAGTTTGGCAGGGTGGATTTCCCGTTGGGGTCGAAGGGATATATACAGAGCCTcactaaaaactagccgttaggctgttTTTACGTGTCCTGGCGGACTATCCGCCAggactggcggactgtccgccaggaccactcgggtttgcatttttctgttcaatgcatgggttccggatttggtttatttgtgttctaccacacactttccacatcccccttgatagtacggtatacctagactaaagaaaatataaaacaaagaattatcttcgcttgaaccacatttcttgaactggtaccattctccaattttaacgaatcgtcgggtttgcatttttctgttcaaggcatgggttGGCTTCATTTCATAATGAGCAAACCAAATAAAGTCAAAGCATCATGATGAGATAAAACCAAGATAATGTAATATCACATGATTTCACAAACATAGAAAAGCAATAAGATCACAACCATGCAAACATCATCCATAAAAAGAAATTAGAAATTACAAGCCAAGTTAGTTCAAATACGATACAAGCCAAGTCTCACATAGATCCAAAGTCTCACAACGACTCTAAAGGATGGAAAGATAAGAATGCTAGGAATGCTAGGATAcaatcttctccccctttggcatcaaacaccaaaaagagaaaagacaaaTGGAAGCTCGGAGCAGTaatcactcatcatcctcatcatcatcatcatcatcatcatcacctacATCATAATGCTCCCACGCAGTTGGAAAGTCCCTAGGAGGAGAAGGCGGAAATGAGGGCCAATCCGTCTCCTCAATGCCAAGGTGGCGCTCAATCCTGTTGATACTCTGCTGATTTGCCCGAGCGTGAGCACGAACTACATCGTTGGTGTTGCGGCATACTTTGAAGAGAGCTTTCAAGCCAGAAATAAAGGCATTGCCTTTCCTGCGAGGACGAGTCCTAGAAGAGGAAGGCATCGCCGAGGTGGAGGGCATATCCATAGTGGGCTGGGGTGGAGAGTGAGCTGATGGGGGAGACTCGCCCTCTGGTGGAAACTCTTGCTCCTTGGGAGGCTGTGGGCAATATGGGGCATGGACCGCATCATATCCAAACTCCATTCCAGTCACGGCATTAATCATCCTTTGAATGTATGGAGCATAGATAACTGGATTACTGCCATGATGGAGCATGTACCTCAACTCCGTCCAGAAAAAGTGAAAGACACTGAAGGGCGGGTGATCAAAGTCCATAGCTAGAAGAAGGTTCTTGACCGTACCATGAATCTTGGTGCGATCACCCCTCTTGGGAGTCAAGGTCTCTCGGAATATCCTGTTCATGATCTCCATATATGGACGTAGTCCATGAGTCGTCGCTATATCCGGATCCTCATCCCGATAGAGAGTCATAAGAGCTTCATCCGTTGGATTGATGTCATCGTGAATTTCCATCTCATCTAGAGTGTCATCAAGCTTAAGGATAGTAGCAAATTGCTTGTATGAAACCCAGAAGGCGCGCCCTTGAAGATTGAAGTGAATAAAGGAATTCTTGCCCTCACCTTCAAACCAAGCAGTGGAGCAAAATTGAGCAACCAACTCATTGTTCCAATTTTCATTGAGGGCCAAGAATTCATAGAGGTGTTTCCTCTCACATTCACGTATGACCAAGTCAAAGGTTGGATTATTTTTCTCACTCATTTCATCCCAATTGATGTACTTGGAGACGGTGATAGCATTCTTCTTCTCAATAAAGACGGATATGTACCAATCAGCTTGAAATTTGCTCCAAAACCTCCTATCCGTGATGTACTTCTCATAATCATAaggattttcctttctttccttaaATACAGCACCtctttgctttgtggtgtaaTCCACTCGCTTCACTCCAGGGTCACCGAAGTTGATCCTTGTGTACTCCGGTCTGTGCATGATATACTTCCGGTAGGGTTGGAGTGGAGGGTACTCATCAAAGATAGGAACCTCCTCTTGAGGCACATCACCTTGTGGTTGAGCAGCTCTTTGGTAGCTACGCCTGGGTGCCGCATGGCTAGGACCGCCCATTTGCCCAGCTCGACTCATTGAAATTTTGGGCGTTGGCTTCCTTTTGCGCTTAGGTGGAGGAACGACTTCAATTTCATCGGAATCGGAGTTGGAGACGggatcatgcaagaacttggtcctcctctcatgcaccatctgtacatgtataggaagtatactgcttgattagaagtaatgaAAGAACGGGTGGATACAAACAAAGGATTATGCAGTAACAATCAAGACTGAGAGGACctggggcggactgtccgccaggacctctcagtTTTGAATGTTCCCGCGAAAACATGTGACGTCAAGAATTAATCCAATGGggctcaaactttgtaggcaCATTCTAGATGATAATGGAAGTCTagacttaaattttgaacaacaaTGAGTGGATAGATTGGGAGATCGACTTGAATAAAGGTTTAGGTTATGAAATGAACATGAACATGTGAACTAAAGATTTAGCCATCCATTCTTCAAGATTTTCAAGGAATAGCACGCTCTACCTAGCAGGAAACAATAGCTAAAAGCATTCCTCAAGATATGCATCGAGTAGAGAGATCGATGGAGGATTGCATATACCTTGTTCTTGCCCTAGGATGAATGGAAGTGCTTCCAAAGGATTGGAAACGAGGGGAGAAGGTTCTTGCAGCCTGTGGAGGGGCTCCTTCGCCGTGGACCTTGCGGAGGAACCGAATCCTTGGCTCCACGGACAATGGGGGGCAATGGGGGGTGTTGTCCGTGGGGAAggaagagagagtgagaggagctagttgtgttatgtggatgaagagagatagaggagcttcatccaAGAGGTATAGAGGGTTTTGGACAGCCTCCCACGGACATAACACGATGGGCCCACGAAGAGATAGTTGGATGGAAGAAAAATGATAAGTTCTGCTGGCTGACCccgagaggtcctggcggactgtccgccagtatccagccaaaaaaatattttatttgccgagtgtcggtcagctgacactcggcaaatacaccctttgccgagtgccaaaaatcaagcactcggcaaagataacggcgtttagggtttagggtttagggtttagggtatctgtttgccgagtgttagGCTCTCGGCAAAATATTTTATGCCGAGTGATTTTTTTTGCCGAgagcgacactcggcaaagaatatgtttgccgagtgctcgaAATATAGCGCTCGGCAAACCTTTTCACCCTCGGCAAATCAGCCGCGTCCGGTAGTGGAGACTGTAGGAATACAATAGAAAAAATTTTAgagaaattaaagaaaaaatttttgtatattttgccgagtgtctggccACGGCACTCGGCACAAgctttctttgccgagtgtcttggaccagacactcggcaaacagtcACGGCGTGACCTACCGTTACTTCCTGGCgcctgtttgccgagtgtcatcctttgccgagtgcatgGCACTCGGTAAAGGATGAGTTCACCGTGTgttgccctttgccgagtgcccgacactcGGTAAAGGTTGAGTTCACCGTGTGTTtgtgtttgccgagtgcccgatatttcgcactcggcaaagtgtttGGCACTCGGTATAGTGCTGGTTTCCGGTAGTGGCAGCAACTGAGCTGATACGAGATCCAGTGTATACTTGTTTTCTGTTCAGTTACAGGATGTCACTGGAGAAATTCTAGTGCTCACGAAACAGCAAAACGGATCAAATATTCGTACAGAACTAGATTCCAAGTTCGTTGGACGCATCCAAGCTATTCGCCCTAAAACAGCTCTCATAGAAAGAGCACTTCTGCCTGCTGAAGTGATTTTACTTGTGATCCTCATTGATTTGTGATCCTCTACTCATCTTCATCCTCGTAGTTATCGTACGTCGAAGTCACCATGAAGGAAATGGTTCTTCTGAGGCTGCAGCAATTTCAGCTTCATGCCTAAACATAAAATAATTCGTGAGAAGTTTAAACAACACTCCAATGAATTAAGACAGCAGACTGAAGGCTTGCTAAGATTAGTGGCTGGACAAATAGCACTCACTGTTGCTGCaaagccaagtcaacggtgctcTCCGGTGGCTTAAGCGCAATCGCGTTAACAAATTAAAGTGAATGCTGTCACTGTATACATAGCCAATATTATCAGTTAGCATTGCCAGAAAACAGAAACCATGCTTATAACAACTAGAAATAATTACGTTATTAGCTTCTTTGCAAGACTTAGGAAGGGTTTCTCAATACTATAGTTACTCTTGGCAGAGATTTCATAGTACTGCAACTATTTCATGTACTTCAACAAATTTGCTCTAAGGGTCAACTCATCCTACATAGGCTAATTTAGTCctccaacttttatttttaGGCCAAACTTATCCTTATGCTGATACAGTGCTTCATGTTAGCATGAGACTAGTGAAAAGTCCATTTTACCCTTAGCTCCTTCCCCTCAATTTTCATTATGGTGGGATTGACTTGGTACTGCTGGTGGCCTGCTTACTGAGAGATTGGAGCATAGTAGCAGGCAGCTGCAGCTTGTTTGCCGATTGAGGAGAAAGAGACCTATATGTTTATGCTTTGTATTTATTGCATGCATGTTTGCTTTTGTGGGGAAGGGGAAATGGGAGCTGATTAATTGATGTGAAACTCATATCGTAGAGAAAGGAGCATGCAACTGCTGCATTAGTAGCTCGCTGGCTCGACAATACTACTGTGCTAGAAACAGATAAAAGAGGAAGCACTGGTTGCTGCTCTACTCGAGCAAGGAGGAGCAGAGTTAGCTAGTTCTTGGATTTGGTAGGACATCTAGGTCTGCTTCATCGGTTGGTCTAGCGCAAACGGTGATGTCACAATTtagggagaggaagaagaaggcgagggcaAAAATAACTTTTCGCATTAGTCTTGTACCCATATGGAGTGTTACATAAGAAAATATTTGATCTAAAAATGAAAGTTGAGGGACTAGATTGACCGTTTTAAAAGTTGAGGGACGAACTTAACTCTTAAAGTTAAAGGACCAAAATACCTATTTTGCCTTCTGGAACCGTCAAACTCTTTTCCAAAGGGAGTTGAAGGCCAGCCTATCAACTGTTTTGATTTCTGTGGGCTATTGATGCCCAGATATCACAACTAGGTTAGGGATAATCTAGCAACCTGTTAAACTAGCTCCTCCAGATCTCGCACCCTTCGGATGGACAAGTAAAGAGCTAGAGCAAACCTCCAGCCAAACAAGCTGACGAGCCACAAATTTTTCGTCCAGTTCTACTTTTAAAAACACGGAAACCACCTTACCTCTAGACTGGCAATGGACATGTCTGGTATGGCTGTGGACCAGGAACCGTGTCACTACACATTTCCCTCGGAAAAAAGGGTGCATCTACCACATCGTGAATTCGTCATAGATCCTCCAACCTTTCCAAGTTTGCAGTTGTGCTCTTGTAGTGCGTGCTAAGGCATGCCGTTATGGCCAGATTCATGCATGCATCGCATGTGGTTATGAGAATGCATCGGACTTTTGATGTTAGGGAAAAATGAAGTCAAGCAGTCAATACAAAGTCGAATGCTTTAGGAACAAAAGAGGTAGACTTGTTCACATGGTGGCTCTATCATGCATGCAAGGCCCAAGATGCATGCATCATATGGGTAGCATTCTTTTGGTGGGATCTAACCACCCTTTTTAAGTTGGAAATTCAGCACGGATGTTCACATCTTTCTGAATTTGTTCTAGAAATTAATAATACTATTATTTGTATGTGACATGCCTGTGGATGACCTAGCTACACAATAAAATAGTTCCAGTTTGAGGGGAATTTTTTCTGGCCAAGAAATTGTTATAGCTCCACGAGAAAATGTTCTAACATCACCggaaaattaaatattttagtattagaaaaataaataaataatcaTATTGTATCTCATTTTGTTGCATTAATTCTAAGCAACATAAATGGCtaaaaaatttcaaaaatggATTTACTCTTTAAGAGAAAAGTGAATTTGAATTTTAGACAAAAGAAGGATAGTTCCCACCCACCACCTGCCCCAACTGCCTCTTTTGCGACAGGCCGCCTGGTGGTGGCGCACATATAATTTAGGCAAACCTAAATATCCCTTTTTTTTGCGATTCAAACCTAAATATCCTTGGTTGCTAGCATCGACTAGACCAGGAAATAAAATGATACGTAAAAATGCAAATGCAATGGCAAAACCACGTACAAAACGCCCACATAGGGTCATTGATCTGGTTTTGCAATACTATTTGTGAGCATATACGGACAGGGATACCTCCTGCTAGAGTGTCCAACCCGAAAAGCGTGAGGTTATCTGTAACCTCACGCTAAGCCCTTCAGTGACGAGGCGTACGGCCCGAGCTTGACAGCTGgggccacggtctccggacctcatCCCACGCTCTAGCAGGTCCGGCGCCACCACGTACCTACAACAACAAGGTGCTCGGGAACGGCCGCTACAGGCCCAAACCCCCGGAGGGTGGTCCGGAgccgccacgtgtggaagccgggCCCCCTAGGGACCTGTGCACCTGATTTGACCTCGGGAGCCCGGACCTCCCTCCccccggggaggaggtccggtgccgccacgtgcccctgaggaagcaGCCGCCGAGCCGGCCCTTGTCACATGTCCGGTGGCGGTAAGCTTTCcgcgggacgccagcccaactacctcATTGAATgtgggtggttggggtgcgcgtgcccatGACAAGGCATGGGCTGCCTGCTGACACACTGGGCAGAGATGACTGAAGCCGCGGTAAGACCGCCTGTTACCGAGGCGGCACGTCATAACATCGCGCTCTGTGCATTTGCAAGTGGTGTACAGTCACATCACAatgccgcgcgcgtgagcaaagggtaattataGTCTGCTGTAGAAGGACTACGGCGTGGACTGCCACAGTGGGTGCGGAAGCTACAGCACGGCAGATCAAGAtcgccccttcgcctgtcaacAGAAAttgacccaacagtgacagcacgtcttgCACTGTGCATGTCACTGGCAGCAGACTCTGTGTAAGCGAGACGGCACAGGACCAAGTCCAAACGAAGGATACGCACGGGGTCAGAGGGGAAGGTTTCCGAACCTGTAGCACCTCAGGCCCCAATCTGTACGTTATTTGATAtatcgccgggtccacctgtcgggaccccgctcagtgtacagaccgctccccttgagcctataaaaaggagagcgcgcacgttagaacacaagtcCTAGAGACACTCAGACGCACTCAAGCTCTCTTAAGTTCAAGCTCACTCTGAGCTCCCAAGTTCCTCAGAAGCAATACAACGcatagtggacgtagggttttacgctccggcggcccgaactgCTCTAAATCCCCGTGTGCATTCTGTGTCCTCACACCTCTTGACCAAGCATTACTAGATtttccccaaactcatcctagaattaggcgggtgcattccgacACTATTAGAGTGTGTTTTAAATTAAATGTCATTAGCGTGTTAGATAAACCACTACACTCCACGTGGTCATATTCATACAGACTTTTTGGCTCCTAAAAAAGGTAGAATGTTGTTAAGGCCGGCATATGTTTCTGCATTATTCTGGCCCGGGAAGAGACAGCCGGCAGCAGCCTTTACTGGAGCCCAGGATAGTAGGGCCGAGCTACGTTGACTCGGCTGCACCATGGGCGGACCCAGAGCCCGGCTGCATGTAGTCTAAACACTGTTCTGCTAGAGGTAGATGTATTAGACTTTGCCCAGGCTTAATCCCATGGGCCATGGCTAGGTCCGCCACTGGGCTGCACGGCAAACAGGCCTGATGGTAGCCCACACAATAGCTAGCGAACAACACGGTAAAAAGGAAAGCGAAGAAAGAAAATCCAACCCCCCTAAAAGAATAAAAAAAAATCCAACCCGATATCCGCCCGTCTCGTGTCCGTTCAGAAGGGGAAACGAGCAACAATACACGACGCCGATCGCTGATTCGCTGTCGCCTGGCGGGCAccgaagcaagcaagcaaggaGCATCAACGAACGGGCGACGGAACGCAAACGCCTGCCTCCACCGCAGGCAGACCCGCGCGGCGAGCCGGCAACGTGCCGTGGCGACACGGCGCAGACAAGGGAGGGGGAGCAGCGGCGACGCCTGGTCGCCTGGTCGGGGCGTGGCGCCCGATCCGGCGCAACCGCGCGCGCGCGAGTTCAAGCTCCGCCCACCGGTCACCGCCAGCTCTCGCCGGCAGCGCATCCGCCAACGGCGCTGTTGCTGACTTGTTCTGGAGCGGCGGCCGCACGAACAGAGCAGAGGCGGCACGCCGCTACCGGCATGGCATCTCTGTTGGCGCCGATTCGATGGTTGGCGATCGAATGCGCCGGCACCGAGCGCTCTCCCAGTGCGCCGCCGCGAGTCGCCGGTTTGTCTCCTCCGGGCAAAGTCCTGTCCCCTCACTTCTCAACCCACTATCGAAAGTTGTGTTGCAATCCTACCAATCCTTGCAACAACTGTCTTACTACGATCGCGGCGTCCGTACAGTGCTGATAACGACAGCGCAGTTCCTCACGatccctttttttaaaaaaacatttTATTAGGTACTGATGATCAAATGGATTACGTACAAACGATGTGGCGGCAGACCTAATAATGCGCATGCGTCGAGCCGTGAACTCCACTACCGCCGCTTTGGCCGCCATGGCGTCGTGGCGAGCACGCACGAACCGGGACGTTTCACAGTGGCACCATGACCTGATGATGCTTATGGAATGAGGAGGAAATTAACAACGCATGGCGAACAGGCGAAGCCGCACAGAAGCTCGCTGAAAGCGACCGAGGCTTCCTTCTTTTTTATTCATGCGGTTGGGTTTGGGTAAACTGCTGCTGCTTACAATGGTGCTGTGGACGAGAAACACTGACAGTCACCTGGATCAATGTGGACGCCACGGTTTCGGTGGGCAGAGCTAGCTGCCTATGACAGGCAGCTGCCCTGAAACCTAGTGGCTGCAATAGCTTTGCGCACAATCTTTTCTGTCACGTCCTTGGGCTAGCTGGAAGCTGAATCagacctttgcttctgcgccgTCGTCGTCATCCGGCACTTGGGGCGCCTGCAGGTCCGCCTTGTTTttctgcggcggcggcagctccaGCCCGGgcttgccggcggcggcggcgctgatcTTGGTCAGGTCGTCCCGCTCCTCGATGCTCTTCCCCCAGAAGACGTTGTACAGGCCTCCCACCAGCAGTACCCCGGCAAAGATGCTGCGCAGATTCAACACCGTCAGACAGAAGAATTCAGACAGGGAAATTGCTGAATAACACGACGAGTTCGATCATCTGCGACTGATCAGGTCGTCGTGCACACGTACGTACCTTCCTAGGCTGACGGCGTCCCCGATGATGAAGGAAGATATGACGATGGTGAACACGAAGGTGAGCGGCGTCGACATGGCCAGGAACACCGGGCCCCTCTTGGCGATCGTCCACATTTGCATGTAGTACGAGAGCGCCGTCACGATCACGCCCTGAAAATGTTTCATCAGAGAAATGATGCATCAGTTGGGCGTCTCTGAAGATTCTGAACGTATCAACATGATTTCACAGTGGTATCCAGGTGAATTACGCTGTAGACTATCGCGGCGAGGCCAACGTTCCAGCCAAGCTTCCACTTGGAGAAGTCCCTCTCGGCTGCAACGGCCACGAGGAAGGCTTGGACCGACGCGCACGAGATCTGGAGCGCGGTGTTCATCAGCTTGGAGGTGTCCTCTATCAGTGGCCCCTGAGAAACAGAACACGTCAACTGAAGCTGCTGCTACTACTCCATGAACATTGAGGTCGGATCATGTCTGAGATCCGAATGCAATGCGTACCTGAAGCACTGTCCACAGGCCTGCTAGAACGTTGGATAGTGTCATGAGAAAAATTCCCAGCACCCATTGCTTCTTGGAGTGCGTCTCGGCTGCTCCAGCGGgactgctgctgccgccgttcTGGAAGAGATGGTGATGGTTGAAGGATCTGAACATTGGCCCCTCGTAGAAGGCCAGCACGGTGACGCCGGCGATGCAGAAGAGGATGCCAGCGAATTTTACTTTGCCATGGAACCTCGTCAGTTTCAGAGTCTCCATCCTGTCACAAGTAGTAGTGTTCTTCTTCAGTTCATGAACTGAAAACTATAGCCTGTTCTGAATTCTGTGATATGCAGAAAATTATTTTGATCGCTATGTTTGCTTTCTACATGATACAGTCTTGGGATCAACTAGTATTTTCATTACCCGAATATAACGGCTAGGATGAATGTGATCACGGGCTGAACATTGTACAATGCTGACGACGACGTAGCAGAAGCATAGTTGAGACCAAGGTTAAATAAGACACCACATGCTGTCACCCTGAccaaaaacaaaaggaaaatcAAATTTTCAGGTTAAAGACATAAGTAGCTGAATTCTTACATAACAAATTGAACTACAGTCCAAGTGTTGGAAGCTTTATTCAGAACTTGAGATATTGAGTAAATTAACAGAGTCAAAACCATATACAAAGTAATCTAAAAGCCAGTTGCACTGTTTGCATGGAGTGTGACAGCGTTCTCCGCTGCTGAAGCAATCATGACAGTATGGCCAGAACCAAATCAAAGGCAGAATTTTGGAAACATAGTGCAAG is part of the Panicum hallii strain FIL2 chromosome 2, PHallii_v3.1, whole genome shotgun sequence genome and encodes:
- the LOC112883092 gene encoding WAT1-related protein At5g64700-like, which encodes MFAKMGGSAKAYAAVLLIRLMYSGMHVMSKVALDQGMNPLVFVFYRHTTAALVLIPITFVLERRKAKPVTFTIGWKMFVHALYGVTACGVLFNLGLNYASATSSSALYNVQPVITFILAVIFGMETLKLTRFHGKVKFAGILFCIAGVTVLAFYEGPMFRSFNHHHLFQNGGSSSPAGAAETHSKKQWVLGIFLMTLSNVLAGLWTVLQGPLIEDTSKLMNTALQISCASVQAFLVAVAAERDFSKWKLGWNVGLAAIVYSGVIVTALSYYMQMWTIAKRGPVFLAMSTPLTFVFTIVISSFIIGDAVSLGSIFAGVLLVGGLYNVFWGKSIEERDDLTKISAAAAGKPGLELPPPQKNKADLQAPQVPDDDDGAEAKV
- the LOC112881241 gene encoding uncharacterized protein LOC112881241, with the translated sequence MVHERRTKFLHDPVSNSDSDEIEVVPPPKRKRKPTPKISMSRAGQMGGPSHAAPRRSYQRAAQPQGDVPQEEVPIFDEYPPLQPYRKYIMHRPEYTRINFGDPGVKRVDYTTKQRGAVFKERKENPYDYEKYITDRRFWSKFQADWYISVFIEKKNAITVSKYINWDEMSEKNNPTFDLVIRECERKHLYEFLALNENWNNELVAQFCSTAWFEGEGKNSFIHFNLQGRAFWVSYKQFATILKLDDTLDEMEIHDDINPTDEALMTLYRDEDPDIATTHGLRPYMEIMNRIFRETLTPKRGDRTKIHGTVKNLLLAMDFDHPPFSVFHFFWTELRYMLHHGSNPVIYAPYIQRMINAVTGMEFGYDAVHAPYCPQPPKEQEFPPEGESPPSAHSPPQPTMDMPSTSAMPSSSRTRPRRKGNAFISGLKALFKVCRNTNDVVRAHARANQQSINRIERHLGIEETDWPSFPPSPPRDFPTAWEHYDVGDDDDDDDDEDDE